GGGTAGTGGTTGGATTAGACGTTTTTAAATATAGAAGAAGACAGAGATCCTTAGGCAATCGGGAAGTACACATTCGTTATGAGCTCATTTTCCGGAGTCGTTTCAGGATTGTTCGCATAAGTCTCGAAGGGGTGAATCTTCTTACTTTGCTTAAAGACCTTGGCACGAGCGTGCATCATGGCACTTGACCAGGCATTGCCAAGATGACGATAAGGTCCTGTGTGAGTGACCTCATAGGCTTCGCAAGCAGGGAACTCACCCGCAACAAATCCTTCAGGCAAAGATTCCGGCGCAGACTCCACAGCCAAACCCGTCGTATACACCACCATACCTTTAATCGGATCCCACTTGTGGTAGATTGAAAATATAGAATCGGGATTCACCTCCTGTCCCTGGAAATAGTTTTTCAATTTTCCAAAATCATCCGCCATGGCTGGACCCACCGCTTCCATCGTGGTGGTCGTTTTTATCCCGACATAAGGAAAGCGTTCGAATGATTCATTTCCGTTAAACGCTAACTTGGAGGGGACTTCACCGGTTTCTAAATAATCTTTGAGCATCTTCAATCCACGCTCGTAATCCATCCCCACAAATACCCCCATCATCTTGGTCAAGAAGAAGAGAAAGAAGGGCATTGATCCTTCCATCGTCCAAGTGAGTTTGGTTCCACTTCCCTCAGGTTCAAAAAGAAAGCTGACCGGAGAGATAGCCTTCCAGGGTTTTAAGAAAGTGAGCGTGTAGTAAATGGCCTGGTTTTCTTCGGCGCCCTCAATGAGCATTTTACCAGAGCCGATAATATCTCCTTCCCAAGAGTTTTGCATGCCATCGGGAGATACGCTTCCCTTGGATTCGGGCTCGGCGATCACCCAGGGTGACCAAACAGGCCCTTGAGTAAAATCTCGAACAACCGAGAACGCTTTTTCCAAAGGAACATCGACGACAATTGACTTCTCAGCATTGAACTTAGGCATGATACCCCAGGAGGGTTGAATCAGTGGTTTCTTCCAGGATTTTGACAGACTTTATTGCGTCATCTCCGGGCGATCAACCTCAACTTGCACATATCCATCTGGTTTATCCGGCTTGATTTGTTCAACTGGAACATAGTTCTCAGGATCAAAGAGAGGCCAATCATCGGTTCGAAATGGTGATGCCGGTATTCCCTCCTCATTATAGAGCAAATTACGTCGAGATGGATTGTCAGCCCAGGCATAGCGCACGGCTTTGGGTTCAGAGATACCCTTTCCGGACACCACGATGCTTTCACCGACAATCTTGGCATTAGCCAAAACGAAAACTTGATCGTCCCCTGCGATGGCAAAGCTATCCAATTCCCCTTCCCTGCTCGACCGGAGTCCACTTCCTACTGAGTCGAACTGTAGAATCATTTTATTACCCTTAACTTTGTGGGATACATAACGTGGACCTGAATCGACAAAATCCTGATCATAAGTACCTTTTAACGCGAGGTAGGCCATACGAATGCCAATGGGCTTCTTGTCTTGAGGGTGCAATAAGACCGCATCACCGGTATCGATGGCAACCGCAGTGCCTGTATTAGGAACCGTATTCGCAACCAAGCGCATTGATTCACGATTAACCGCCCAAGCCGCATGAGGCTCTACCGGTTCTGTTTGCTCCGGTAACCAGGCAGGAAGTTGTACAAAATAGAACGGGAAATCGTCGGACACATTTCCACCGGACAGCTCATGCCATGAGGATCGGTAGTAGTTAATCATCATGGGCAGCTGATTCACGTAGTTAGCCGCTTGAGCAACGTCCTTTGCATTTCGTTCGCCCTGATACCATATAGCACCGCGGATTCCATAGGGGCGTACGGGATGAATCATGCCATTGAAAATGTTGCCTGGATATTGGTGACCCCAATTACTCGGTGTCCGTAACTTCGGTTCGCCTCGACGTTTGCCGTCTTTCCACAATTGAGTGGCGCGCTCCAATTGTTTTTGTGCAGCTACCAGATCGTACTTCGCCGATTCGGCATCCATTTCCTCAATATCCGCAAGCGTCCTGGGATCTTCCATTTGTATGTCGCGAGGCGTCCAACCTTCAATGGGTGTTCCAGCGTAAGGTTGCAATACGACACCGATGGGAATACCCAACTCTTGATGAAGCTTCTTGGCGAAATAGAAGGTAACTGCGGAACAAGTTCCGGCCGACTCCGGGTTGCAGACTTTCCACTCTGCCTTCACATCCGTTTGTGGCTCGTGACTGTGAGAACGTTCAGAACGAAAAATGCGGATACCAGGATAATCAGCCGTCTTCGCTTCTTCCTGCCCACCAATGGTAGCCGTTAATCGCCAACCCATATTGGATTGTCCAGCACACAGCCAGACTTCACCCACCAAAACATTGGTGAACGCAATACGATTTCGACCTTCCACCGTAACTTGGTAAGGCCCCCCATAGGATGGCGTTCTCAAAAAAACTTTCCAAGCTCCGTCGCTTCCTGCGGCTGTCGAAGCCTGCTCTCCCCAACTACCAGATACCGTTACTTTCTCCCCCGACTCGGCCCATCCCCAGATCGGAGCACCCGTCTTTTGCTGAAGTATCATGTTGTCGTCAAATATGGCAGGCATGGACACGTCTGCCTGGATGATTGAAGAACAGACTACCAGAAGGAGCGTGAAAGCAGAAAATGTGGAAGATTTCATATCAACAGTCTCGACAAATACAGCTGAAGGGTACGAAACGGCGCTTTCGGCGAGATCGCCCTACCTTAGCCAGCGATAAAGAGAAATCCATTTGGTCTCCAGTCATTCCCCGACTCCATGTCTTTTGAAGTGCTCTACAAACCACGCATTCACAGGACCGTCCCCAACCGAAGTATGGTAAGCAGCTTCGGACTTGGGAAGCTGCTTGCGAAACGCAGCAATCACATTTCGATGCGCTTCACTGGTAGCCAGATTGTGCCACTCATTGCGATCGGTCTTGTGATCATATAATTCCTCAGTCCCATCATCGTATCGAATATATCGGTACTGTTCCGAACGTAGGGAATGATTCCCCAGAGCATAAGTTGTCAGAATGGAGTGCCGCCAATCCGAATCTGGATTCTCGAGTAATGGAACGAGGCTCTTACCCGCGTTCGCAGAACGTTCAGGCAAACCACAGAGTTCGATCAAAGTAGGATACAGATCGATTAACCCGGTTGGTTTTGAAGATTGCTGCGCTTTAGTCGAATCCAGCGTAATGATCATCATAGGAACACGAGTCGCTTCTTCCCAAAGACTATGCTTGGACACCCGAGACTTTTCACCGAGGTGATAACCGTGGTCGCTAAACAAAACGATGATGGTGTCATCGGCATGGGACGAAGCTTCCAGGGCATTCAGCACCTTCCCCACTTGAGCATCTACGAAACTCGTGCAGGCCAGATAGGCTTGAGTGCAACGCCTCAGCTCATCGCTATCGTTTTCACGCAGCCAGTCGAGTTGAGGATACCTGGGTAATTCATGTATCCGGCTTCCGGTCTCAGGAACATCATTTAAGTCGTAATCGCGAACCTCTGTAAGCACAACTTCATCCAAGGGATGCATATCAAACCATTCCTGAGGTGCGTAGAAAGGCACGTGTGGACGGTGAAATCCAACAGCCATAAAGAAGGGTTTGTCGTGCTTCTTCTTCAACTGATCAACCGCCCATTCGGCGGTCTCAAAATCGGGCATCTCTTCATTCCTCTCAGGAAATACTCCCCAGTCAGTTTGAGTTCCGGTAAAAGGCAGCGAGTAATCGGGGCGGTGATGAAAGCGAACGTCGTTGGGTGGCTTGGGTCCTTTAGGCTTCGGACCCGAATTGCCAGAAGAACCAGCAACCTGGACAGCATCCTTTAAATCATAACCATGGGTGATCTTCCCTACCCCCAGTGTTTTGTAACCATGCTTGGCAAAATACTGAGGCATCAAGTGGCCATCAAAAAAATGGGAATCTGAACTTAAGCCCGGTTTGCCCCGCGGTTGATTGTACAAGCCAGTCTGGTGAGGATACAGCCCGGAGAGAAATGATCCACGAGAAGGCCCACAAATGGGCGCCTGACAATGCGCGTTGGTGAACAAGGTACCTCGCGAAGCCAAGGAATCCATATGAGGGGTCTTGGCTTGCGGATGGCCATCCATGCTTCCGATCCAGTCATTGAGATCGTCAATGACGATGAACAAGACGTTAGGTTTGTCCGTTTGCCCGAAGAGAGCTGTTGAACAAAACAGACAGCTCACCAGGAGCATGATTGGGGCAAATGCTCGTACCATAAGGCAGCTTGATTGAAATTTGGGCAGCTTAATTAGCCATGGATTGCGCTTTCAGGAATTCCATCACACGAACGTCATAAGCCTTGTAGCGCCCCATCCAATCAGCAGTTAGGTCTTTGGGGTTGATAGGCCAAATAGCAGCCGATTTCTCAAAGACACCTTCGTCGTAAGGATAATCTTCTTGTACGTGATCCAGAGCATTGATCGCCTGCAAACGAGCCATCACGTTCGAATCGTTTAAAAGGACTTCGTTTAACACAGGACGTGGATCAGCTTCTCCAAGTCGGGCAAGGTGCTCGGCAGCTGCTATACGAATCGCCGCGATAGGACTGTGAGTTAACTCTTTAATCTGCCTGGTAGCCCGAGCGGCATTTTTTCCTAGAATCATGCAATTCACCAGCGCCCAGTATTGAACGACTGGATTGGACGACTTCAGCAGTGATTGCAGTTTAGGCAGCGCATTCCGCCCTTCAATTAACAGGGCATCAGCCGCGTCCATGATTTCTGCAAGCGGATATTGAACATCGTCATGACCTATGGCGTAGGGTGTCTTTCCTGATCCTCTACTCCATTCGATCAATAAGGCCTCGGGAATAAATCCGGTATCCCGAATCTTCATCATGTGGTCGCGATTAGCCTTCCGAAAACGCTCCAGGGTTTTGCGGTGCTTGGGATCCTTCGCTAAATTATTTACTTCATCCGGATCATTTTGGAGATCGAATAGCTCTTCCATAGGGGCAGGCAAGAAGAAGGCGCTTTGGGCTGCTGTCGCTTCACCAGATCTAAACAAGTCTTCAACTTCACCCGTCGCAGGATTGTCCCACAGATAGTTCACATGCTGCCCCGTTGGTAGATAGGCGAGGTAGTTGCGGATGTAATTAAACCGACCGTCTGTAACACCACGCTTGAAATCAATTCGCTCATCGGCACGAGCACGAAAGGTATGACCAAACTCCAGAGGCCGAGTTCGTTTCTCACCAAGGAACGGACGTCCATGCATATGATCCGGAATATCTGCTCCAGCTAGACTCAGCAGGGTTGCCGCAAAATCGACAAAACCAACCACTTCCTTTGTTTCTGTTCCTGGTTTGTGGGGTGAAAGATGAGCCCATTTTTCAGGAAAGCGAATGACCAAGGGAACATTGGTTCCACTATTGTAGATAAAACGCTTAGACCGTGGCATGACTCCACCGTGATCCGAATAATAAAATACGATGGTGTCATCAGCCAAACCAGCATCCTCAAGCTCTTGCAAGCGTTCACCGAAAAAGGTATCCATGAGAGAGATACAGTGGTAGTAAGTAGCAATACGATTTCGGGTTGTTTCTGAGTCAACCAGATAGGCAGGCACTCGCACGTCCGCTGGGTCCGCTCCTAAAGGGTGAGTTTTTCGTGAAGGGTGCAAGTTACTCTCGTGAGTGATGTTCGTATTAAAGATGGCAAAGAAAGGCTTTCCTTCAGGTCGATTTTTCCAATGGGCCTTGTTGCTGCTCTCATCCCAACCATCGATGGCATGGTCCACATTGTAATCGGTTTTGCTATTATTGGTGGTGTAGTAGCCAGCCTCCTTCAAATAATTAGGATAGCCTTTCACAAAGGAAGGAAGCGGAGCCTCACTTCGCATATGCTCGGCACCCAACGCAGGCGGATACATGCCGGTAAGAAGCGTAGTGCGCGCTGGAGCACAGACCGCAGCCGTAGAAAAGGCATTACGATAAAGAACTCCGTCCTGAGCCATCGCGTCGATATTGGGCGTTTTGGCTAACTTGTCTCCATACGCGCCGATATAGGGGCTGTTGTCTTCGCTGGTGATCCAGAGAATATTGGGTTTATCAGCGGCCTGAAGACCAAGAGAAACCACAATAAGTGTAAGTAGTATACGTGTAATAACTGAATTTATCATAAGAGTAGTCCTCGGTTGTAAGCGGCGATCTCCGAAAGGTCACCAAAAAGTTTAGGAAACTTTTGAGAAGAACCAGCGAAATCATCCACGGTGTCTCCACCGTGGCTACAATGTAGCGATGGTCGTGAGACCATCGAATTTCGAGGCAAAGCAGGGATGCTCTTAACCTACCCTTAAGCCAAATCCAGCCCGGTCATCGTGCCTGTGGAAGAGGCAAACTGATCTGCTTCAATGCCCATGCTCTGCAGCATACTGACAAATAAGTTGGGCAATGGATAATTCCTATCCCGATCAAAGGCCAGATGTTGCCCATGCTTAAAACCGCCACCCGCAATCAATACCGGCATATTGTTGGTGGTGTGCTTGTTGGCGTCTCCAAAGTTACTGCCAAACAGAATCATGGTATTGTCTAACATATCAGTATTGCCTTCGGTCGAGGACTTTAAATCCCCTAACAACTGAGCCAATAACTTCATCTGGGCATGATCGATCGCTTTTAGCTGATTCAGCTTTCTCTCACTCTTCCCGTGATGAGATAGATTGTGGTAACCGTCTGAAATATCTACGCCCCTTACATTAATCGTCGGGGAATTATTACTATCCAATAACAAGGTAACGCTTCGTGACGAATCCGTTTCAAAGGCCAAACGTGCCATCTGGTACATCAGGGCTGTTTTGTCCATATAATCACTGGGCGAGTTTGGATCGAGGGGCATTTCGACTGGAGCCGAGGGCTTCGCTTTGAGTTCCCACTCACTACCCTTCTCCATGCGTTTCTCGACGTCCCTGATGGCCGGCTGAACCTGTAACCAGGATCCTCATCAGGAAATGCTCAGCACATACTTCCCAAACTGGGGAGAAACTTTCATCTGAGCAATCGCCTCATTACCTTCTTCAAGAGGATAAGTCGCATCGACCACCGGCTTGATCGCTTGCTGATTCACGAAATCCAACATGGCTTCGAAATCGGCTGGTGACCCCATCGTCGAACCCTGCAGACAGAGTTGCTTCCAGAAGACCTTCCGCATTTCGAGGATATCAGGTGGACCCAGGGTCGCTCCAAAATTCACAATACGCCCTCCCATCTCAACCAAATCAATCAAGGTATCATAGATGGGGCCGGCGGCACTATCGACAATGATGCTGGGTGCACCTGCAGCTTCCAAAAACTGGGCCGGCCACTCGTCATTCGTATAAAGAAACCCGCCTTGAGCTCCCATCCTAATGGCTCGATCGATTTTACTTTGAGAAGATGAAGTCACCCAGACCTTGGCCTTTGCAGCTACGGAAAATTGCAGTAGAAAGGTTGCGACTCCCCCTCCTACTCCGGTGATTAACATGGTTTCACCTGCCTCAAGGTTGCCTTGTGAAAAAAGCGCACGATAGGCGGTGAGACCGGCCAGAGGCAATGCCGCTGCTTCGTGCCAATCCAAATGATCCGGCTTGGCGTGGAGTTGAGAAACAGGAATTTTAATTTCCGTGGCGAAGGTCCCATCTAAGGGGAGTCCCAGAATAGAAAACTCATCTCCAAATGCGGCCTGGCGATTCCCCCAATCAAGGCTCGGGTTGAGAATAACTTCTTTACCCAGCCAAGTTTCATCCACGCCTTCACCTACTTGAGCAACGACGCCTGCCCCATCCGAACCCAGGATCACTCCGGATTTAATCCCCGGATACATGCCTTGAGTAATCCAAAAATCGCGACGGTTGAGAGCCGCTGATTTGAGCTTGATGACCGCCTCTCCTGGGCCCGCTTCCAAATCGGCTCGTTCCTGTAGTTCCAGAGGTTTATGTGGTTCGTTGATGACAAGTGCTTTCATAAATGTAATTTCTTAATCAAGCCATACACAGTGTAAGCAAGTATATGCCAGAACTTATTATTCACATCCTAATTCAACATGCCGTTCGTAAATATAAAAATCACCAACGAAGGAGTTACTCCCGAGAAAAAAGAACAACTCATTTCCGGAGCCACTCAACTACTTGTTGATGTTCTGGGTAAGAATCCAAAGACCACTGTGGTCATCATCGATGAGGTCGAAACAGATAACTGGGGTCTGGGCGGCGAGTCGGTATCCACTCGGCGAAAACGAGGGGAGTAATTCGCTCGGTTCTAAGCGTCAGGCTCGGCTTCCGGCTCTTTCTGAAGTTCGGGCACTACAATTCCCAATTTACGGGCCCGCTCTTCCCACCGCTTACGAGCCAGATCACGCATGTCTTCAGTTTCATCGGATTCATCCGTAATTTCTAAGCCCAGCAGTGTCTCGATCAAATCTTCGCTAGTAACCAGCCCCGACATACCGCCATACTCATCTACGACCAAAGCCATATGCTCTTTATGAGAAAACAGGCTGTTGAAGAGATTGGAAAGCGATTCGTCCTCATGAATTAATCGAATGGGACGTTTGATATCAGAAAGCAGAGTGTCATGCTTATCGAAAGCCACTTGCTCCAAGACCTTTTGCTTCAACACATAACCAGTAATATGCTCTGCATCCTCAGAATGAACGGGTATGCGGGAAAACCGCGATAGAGAATCCTGCTTTACAGCTTCACCACAAGCCATGGATTCAGGCAATTTGCTCACGACCGTACGGGGGGTCATGATATCATCGACTTGAATTCTTCGAAATCGAATTAAGTTACGAATGATCTTACTCTCGCGTTCAGCAATGACACCTTCACTGTGACCGAGCTGAGCCATCGCCACCACTTCGTCACGGCTTATTTGCCCCTCGTGAGGACCTCTGGGAGACAACAGTTTCGTAAGCTTCTCTGAGATAAGGACTAATGGATAAAGGGCTACAATGATAAACTTGCAGGTATAGGCGGTGAATGCAGCCAACTGCTTCCAGTAAAGGGCCCCAAGCGTTTTGGGAATAATTTCTGAGAAAAACAGAATCAGCAATGTTAGCACCGCGGAGATGACTCCAAAATATCCTTCGCCAAAAACCGAAGCTGCTTGAGCGCCCACACCGGCAGCACCGACCGTGTGAGCAATCGTATTGAGAGAAAGGATACCTGCCAAGGGACGGTCGATATTCTCTTTTAAGGAAGCAAGTATGACACCTGTTTTGGTGCCCTTGCCCTCGGTATCCTTTACGAAAGAAGGCGACATGGACAAAAGACTGGCCTCGAGAATCGAACACAAAAAGGACACACCGAGAGCCAGAATAAGGTAAAGGATGAGCAAAGTCATGGAATATGGAAAGATGTTCGCCTCGTTCCACTCACCGATTCAAGAGAAATCGGGCTTTCTTAGGAGACATCAGTAATCTCGACAGATGAAGTAGATTGAGCCATAGAATAAAACATACCCTATGAAACAAAATTCATTCTTTCGCTCCTGTATCTCGGTTTTCTCGCTGATCTGCGTCTCCTCCATCATGGTTCAGGCAGAGGTAACTTTTGAGAAGACAGAAGATCAATTGACTTATTTCGCATCCGAAAAACCCATATTGAGCTATCAAATCAATACGGTACAACCCCCGGAGGGCATGAATAAGATCTACGCACGCAGCGGTTTTATTCACCCACTCTATTCACCTTCTGGCAAAGTGCTGACCGATCCCTTCCCGATCGGACATGTGCATCAGCATGCGGTCTTTTCAGCGTGGACGCGAGCTACTTTCAAACACGAAGTAGTCGATTTCTGGAATCAACACCAGGGTCGAGGAACGGCCAAGCACGTAAAACTCGGATCCGTGAAATCCGACTCCTTCGAAGCGGCACTCCAACAAGTGAGCCGCAAGGGAGGACCTGCCATTGATGAAGAATGGGAAGTCAAAATAGAAGAATCAGACGATGCGTACTTCATCGACATTGAGATTGAACAAAGCTGCGCCACTGAAAATGAAGTGTATTTCCATCCCCATCATTACGGAGGATTTGGTTTTAGGGGAAGTGCCCATTGGAGCGAAGAAGACGAAGCTCACTATGAGGGCCGAATGAAAGTCCTAACCGGAGATGGACTCACAAGCATAGAAGAAAGCAATCACACGACTCCTCGATGGGTCGCGGTCTATGGAAACATTGATGGAGAGATGGCTGGGTTTGTGGTGATGGACCATGTGTCAAATTTTCGCCACCCACAACCGGTTCGCGTGCACCCAAGGATGCCGTATTTTGTATTCACGCCGGTCTACAAAGGATCTTTTATTCTCAAGCCCGGGTTTAGCTATGAAGCAAAATACCGAATAGTGACCTTCGATGGTGAGCCGGATGCGGAAACCATTGAGGATTGGTATAAGGCGTATACGGTAAAGAAGTAGAGTCATTTGCTTGCAAATCGGCCTTAAAAGAAGCCCTGGAACGATGAAAGGCGTCGATGCAAGCATCGAGCCCTACCTTTTAGCCTTCGTTGAAATATATGCGGAGGTTTTTAGTCGAGCGACCGCAGGCCACGATATCCAAACGACCATCACCATCGAGGTCTCCTAGCTTTAAGTCTTCACAAGCCATTCCATCAGGATCGATATCGATAGATTCCCAATTGTTACCTTCCTCATCTTGTGGTATAAATAGTTTGATGCCAAAGTGGTCGGGATTTTGGCGGTTACCGCGCCATCCGGCCACGATTTGATCCGAGCCGACTCCGAGCACGTCTCCACAAGCGATCGCGTGACCTTCGATCATTCCATCAAAAATGGGATTCCGAAGCCCCATACGGGTAAGACCACCAGGAGGCGGAGGCGTATAGCTCACTAAATTTTGCCCATGCATGGGTTCCACAGTCGCGATAAATAATCCACCGCCAGGCAGTTTCCCGTGACGAACTTCTCCTGCCCCAAGAAAGCCAACGTCACCTTCGTCGTTACCGATTATTTTCTGGCTGTTTAGTGCCCCATTACTCTGTCGAAATAAAAGCACCCCTTCCGCTCCAGCTATTAAAATCGATTCATGCCCATTCGCTGAAGGCCTGAAGGCCACCAAGTCCAGGTTGTGCGTTTTATGCATGGAATCGTCGATCACAGTTTGCTCCCACTCATCACGTGGATTGGATGGCATCTTATAAGCAATGGCTTTTACTCCGGCGCCCTCTCCTCCTTTATTTCCCCGGCCATGGAGAGGAAGAACCAACAGCTCATACTCGCCTGAGCTTGTCTGAAACCAGCGCATCCGGTGAATGGTCGGCTCATGTGGTAATTGGACGGGCGTCCATCCCTGAGTCCTATCCTCAGGTGGGATTAAGTAATGAACACTTCCGCTCTTGGCTTCATCGGAAGTCTCCCCCGGATTCCATTGAGCCCCGACGGCGACCTCGGCTTTGCCGTCTCCATCAATGTCGCGCGCATCGATACAAACATGGTCACGATCGGTCAGATTCTCGACCATGATGTGTTTTTGCCAGGAAGGGTTCTCATACCAGGCAAACTGATTCTTGTCGGCCAAGACAATATCGAGTTTGGCATCGCCATTCATATCGGCCAAGACGACACCGTATCCAATTTCCAGCCCGTCATCGATTTCAACCGTGCGAAACTCGGGGATGTTTGCAGCGGCAAGGACTGAAGAGACCCAAAGGAATAATAATAGAAAGAAGCTATTTTTCACGCAACTAGCGCTATCCGTTAGTGGATTAAGTGGCAACTGGTTTTCGAAGTGGCTTAACGATTGATGGGAGCCAGGTTCCCATTGAACAGCTGTTGGTAGGTTCGATTCGTCGTCTTCCCCACCTTCTCAATGTCAAATTGGTTTTTCCTCACATGATCGGGGCCCTTATTGTAACAAGCTGCCAAAAGTGGATAGGAAAAGCGCTTTTTCCGCTCTAAATAGTCTTTGCACCAACCCAGATAAGCCGTGCCGACCTCTATATTCACCTGCCAATCCCAAACAATGTCGTAGGGTTGGTTCGACATATCTCCCCAAGTTCCAGAGCTTACCTGCATAATCCCGTTGCCGCCCGTGTTTCTGGCCCGAGGGCGAAACGAGCTTTCAGCAAAAACAATCGCAAATACAAATTCTGGCTCCAGGTCATAAACAGCAGCCTCTTGCCGGACTTTCTTCCAGACGAGCTCGGCAGGCACCGTGTAATTGCGATAGAAAAACCGGTCAATGGTTACAAGCAGTGCAAGAAGAATCATGAATCCAAGTATTGAATACAAGATTCTCTCAAAACGTGTACCGGTATAGAGAGGTTTAGTCACGCGACAACCCAAGCAGGCTCAATCCATCAGGGCAATTGGAACTTTTTTCTCAAATAAAAAAGTTCACTCTACTCAAAGTTCAGGTCGTCTAAAATGCCTGGAGTGATGGATCGCTCCTAACCTCACCCAAGCCGTCCGATGGATTGTTGGGTAACTCAATTCTTCGACTGCAAACAAGCAGTTTATCGAGAAGATAAATCGAGCCCCAAAAGCTCCTGAAACAGTCCCGGCAATGGAGACTCAGCCAGAAACTCATGTTGACGATTCTGCCAA
This genomic stretch from Opitutia bacterium ISCC 52 harbors:
- a CDS encoding PmoA family protein, which encodes MKQNSFFRSCISVFSLICVSSIMVQAEVTFEKTEDQLTYFASEKPILSYQINTVQPPEGMNKIYARSGFIHPLYSPSGKVLTDPFPIGHVHQHAVFSAWTRATFKHEVVDFWNQHQGRGTAKHVKLGSVKSDSFEAALQQVSRKGGPAIDEEWEVKIEESDDAYFIDIEIEQSCATENEVYFHPHHYGGFGFRGSAHWSEEDEAHYEGRMKVLTGDGLTSIEESNHTTPRWVAVYGNIDGEMAGFVVMDHVSNFRHPQPVRVHPRMPYFVFTPVYKGSFILKPGFSYEAKYRIVTFDGEPDAETIEDWYKAYTVKK
- a CDS encoding VCBS repeat-containing protein, with the translated sequence MPLNPLTDSASCVKNSFFLLLFLWVSSVLAAANIPEFRTVEIDDGLEIGYGVVLADMNGDAKLDIVLADKNQFAWYENPSWQKHIMVENLTDRDHVCIDARDIDGDGKAEVAVGAQWNPGETSDEAKSGSVHYLIPPEDRTQGWTPVQLPHEPTIHRMRWFQTSSGEYELLVLPLHGRGNKGGEGAGVKAIAYKMPSNPRDEWEQTVIDDSMHKTHNLDLVAFRPSANGHESILIAGAEGVLLFRQSNGALNSQKIIGNDEGDVGFLGAGEVRHGKLPGGGLFIATVEPMHGQNLVSYTPPPPGGLTRMGLRNPIFDGMIEGHAIACGDVLGVGSDQIVAGWRGNRQNPDHFGIKLFIPQDEEGNNWESIDIDPDGMACEDLKLGDLDGDGRLDIVACGRSTKNLRIYFNEG
- a CDS encoding transglycosylase SLT domain-containing protein gives rise to the protein MTKPLYTGTRFERILYSILGFMILLALLVTIDRFFYRNYTVPAELVWKKVRQEAAVYDLEPEFVFAIVFAESSFRPRARNTGGNGIMQVSSGTWGDMSNQPYDIVWDWQVNIEVGTAYLGWCKDYLERKKRFSYPLLAACYNKGPDHVRKNQFDIEKVGKTTNRTYQQLFNGNLAPINR